From the genome of Streptomyces spinoverrucosus:
CGTGCAAGGGTGTGGCTCAGGCCAGCGGGAGGCCGTTCACGCCGGTGCCGTGCGCGGGCACGCCCTGCACCGGCATCCCGCCGAGCAGTGTGGCGGCCGGGCCGGTGGGGCCCTCGGCGAGCACCGACTCGGCGGCCGGCTGGGCGGCCCGCAGGCCCGCGCCGAGCGCGGTCTGGCCCTGGTGCAGCGCCTCGGCCGAACCCGGCACCGCCTGGTTGAGGTTCTCCGCCGGCAGCGTCCGGGCGACCGTCTCCAGAGCCTGGCTGGTGTCGGGGAGAGCGGCCGGAGCGGCGCTCGCGACACCCGCACCGGCGGCGGCGAAGGCGGCACCGAGGGCGGCGACACCGAGGGTCTTGGCAGCAGACTGCTTCATGGTGAATTGCGTCCTTGACTGACTTGAAATGGGATAACGGGGATGACGTTCAGGGGAGGGAGCGGTTCAAGAACGTAAACACGCGAGGGCACCCTCCGCAAACATCGAAATGCGGACGGATTGTGAACGCCCGCCCGCATTCCCCGACCCCCGGTCAGCCCTCCGAAGTGGCAGAACCCCTGGTGGACGCGGTCTGCTGGAACAGCCATTCGGACTTCAGCTCGGCGTATCCGGGCTTGATCACGTCATTGATCATGCCCAGCCGTTCATCGAAAGGAATGAATGCTGACTTCATAGCATTGACTGAGAACCACTGCATGTCGTCGAGCGTGTAACCGAATGCCTCGACAAGGTGCTCGAATTCCCGGCTCATGCTGGTGTGGGACATCAGCCGGTTGTCGGTGTTCACGGTCGCCCGGAAGTGCAGCCGCCGCAGCAGGCCGATCGGGTGCTCGGCGTAGGAGGAGGCGGCGCCGGTCTGGAGGTTGGAGCTGGGGCACAGCTCCAACGGGATGCGCTTGTCCCGGACGTAACTGGCGAGCCTGCCGAGCTTGACGGTGCCGTCCTCGGCGACCTCGATGTCGTCGATGATCCGCACCCCGTGCCCGAGCCGGTCGGCGCCGCACCACTGCAGGGCCTGCCAGATGGACGGCAGCCCGAAGGCCTCTCCGGCGTGGATGGTGAAGTGGTTGTTCTCGCGCTTGAGGTACTCGAAGGCGTCGAGGTGCCGGGTGGGGGGGTAGCCGGCCTCGGCACCGGCGATGTCGAAGCCGACGACGCCCAAGTCCCGGTACCGGTTGGCCAGTTCGGCGATCTCCAGGGCGCGGGCCGCGTGCCGCATCGCGGTGAGCAGGGCGCCGACGCGGATGCGGTGGCCGTTCGCCCGGGCGATCCGCTCGCCTTCCCGGAAGCCCTCGTTGACGGCCTCGACGACCTCTTCGAGGGTGAGCCCGCCCTCCAGGTGCTGCTCGGGGGCGTAGCGCACCTCGGCGTAGACGACACCGTCCTCGGCGAGGTCCTCGGCGCACTCGGCGGCGACCCGGACGAGCGCGTCGCGGGTCTGCATGACGCCGACGGTGTGCGAGAAGGTCTCCAGATACCGCTCCAGCGAACCGGAGTCGGCGGCCTCGCGGAACCAGAGGCCGAGCTTGTCGGGGTCCGTGTCGGGAAGCTGGGAGTAGCCGGTCTCCCGGGCGAGGTCGACGACGGTGCCGGGGCGCAGGCCGCCGTCGAGGTGGTCGTGCAGCAGAACCTTGGGCGCCCGGCGGATCTGGTCCGAGCTCGGGGTGTGCCCCATCCGGTCGGTCTTCCGGTCATTCTGGCTCGTCATTTTCGCACTCTAACTCCTACGCGCGTAGATCGCCGGGTGTACGTTTCCGTCGATACGTAACGGTGACCGTGCGGACGGGTGGCGTACACCGGTGCTTCTGACACTGTTCTGTCATGGCACAGCAAGCGACGCCGGTTCGCACGGCCCGGCTGGGACGGGCGCTCGGTCCGGAACCGACGGCGGTGAGCGCAGTGGTGCTGCTGCTCCCCGGCGGCGAGGAGGCCTCCGCGCGCAGACCCTCTCCCCTGCTCGCGGCCGCGTCGGTGCGGGGACTGGGGCGCCGTCTGGTACGCGCGGGGCGCGCGGAGGGGCTGGCCGCGCATGTCGTGCACTACCGCTACCGCGGGTGGAACGGCAGCGAGGCGCATCTGGCGCGGGACGCCGCCTGGGCGGCGGACGAGGCGGTGCGACGGTACGGCGACGTCCCCGTCTGTCTGGCCGGGATCGACATGGGCGGGCGGGCGGCGCTGCACGCGGGTGGGCACGAGGCCGTCAACTCCGTGCTGGCGATTGCGCCCTGGCTGCCGGAGGACGACATGGCGGCCTCACCCGAACCGGTGAAACAGTTGGTGGGGCGGCGGGTGTTGCTCGTGCACGGCACGAATGACGAGCGGACGGATCCTGAGCTGTCGTTTCGGTATGCGGCGCGGGTGAAGAAGGTCAACCGGGATGTGTGCCGGTTCGAAGTGCACTCGGATCGGCATGGGTTGCATCAGCATCGGGACGAAGTGCTGGCGCTGGCCGAGGACTTCGCGATGGGGGTGTTGTTCGGGCGGGGGTTCTCGCGGCCTGTCGAGGATGCGTTGGCCGCTCCGCCGCCGTTGGGGTTGCGGATGCCCTTGGCTGCGGGGTTTGGGCGGTCGCTGCGGCGGTAGCGCCGGTCAGGCCGGGAGCAGGTTGCCCCTTCTGGAGAGCAGGAACTTCTTGAAGGCTGCCACCGGTGGGGTGTCCGGGTGGCCCTCCAGCCAGGCCACGCCGATTTCTCGTACCGCGCGTGGGGCCGTGACCGTCAGTTCCACCACGCCGGGGCGGGCCACCGCCGGGGGTGGGAGGAGGGCAACGCCCAGGCCCGCGGCTACCAGCCCTCGCAGGGTTTCCGCCTCCTCGCCCTCGAAGGCGATGCGCGGCTTGAAGCCGGCCTCCCGGCAGAGGGCGTCGGTGATGCGGCGGAGGCCGTAGCCGGGTTCCAGGGTGACGAAGGTTTCCTCGGCGGCCTCGGCGAGGCGGATGCGTTTGCGGCCTGCCAGGCGGTGGTCGGCCGGGACCACGAGGCGGAGCTTCTGCTCGTCGAGGCGGCGGGCCACCAGGTCGGGGGCGTCGGGGACGGGGGAGGTGAGGCAGAGGTCGAGTTCGCCGGCGCGGAGGCGTTCGATCATCGCCTCGCCGTAGTTCTGGACCAGGCTGAAGCGGACCCTGGGGTGGTCGGCGCGGAAGGCGTGGAGGAGGCCGGGGACGGTCTCGGCGCCCATG
Proteins encoded in this window:
- a CDS encoding ATP-binding protein is translated as MKQSAAKTLGVAALGAAFAAAGAGVASAAPAALPDTSQALETVARTLPAENLNQAVPGSAEALHQGQTALGAGLRAAQPAAESVLAEGPTGPAATLLGGMPVQGVPAHGTGVNGLPLA
- a CDS encoding adenosine deaminase; translation: MTSQNDRKTDRMGHTPSSDQIRRAPKVLLHDHLDGGLRPGTVVDLARETGYSQLPDTDPDKLGLWFREAADSGSLERYLETFSHTVGVMQTRDALVRVAAECAEDLAEDGVVYAEVRYAPEQHLEGGLTLEEVVEAVNEGFREGERIARANGHRIRVGALLTAMRHAARALEIAELANRYRDLGVVGFDIAGAEAGYPPTRHLDAFEYLKRENNHFTIHAGEAFGLPSIWQALQWCGADRLGHGVRIIDDIEVAEDGTVKLGRLASYVRDKRIPLELCPSSNLQTGAASSYAEHPIGLLRRLHFRATVNTDNRLMSHTSMSREFEHLVEAFGYTLDDMQWFSVNAMKSAFIPFDERLGMINDVIKPGYAELKSEWLFQQTASTRGSATSEG
- a CDS encoding alpha/beta hydrolase, with the protein product MAQQATPVRTARLGRALGPEPTAVSAVVLLLPGGEEASARRPSPLLAAASVRGLGRRLVRAGRAEGLAAHVVHYRYRGWNGSEAHLARDAAWAADEAVRRYGDVPVCLAGIDMGGRAALHAGGHEAVNSVLAIAPWLPEDDMAASPEPVKQLVGRRVLLVHGTNDERTDPELSFRYAARVKKVNRDVCRFEVHSDRHGLHQHRDEVLALAEDFAMGVLFGRGFSRPVEDALAAPPPLGLRMPLAAGFGRSLRR
- a CDS encoding LysR family transcriptional regulator; the protein is MAHQQSSQPRLSPSSDTEDTQDIVTLLAPRLTYFAGVARTEHVTRAAQEMNVPQSTLSRAMVRLEEDLGVDLFARRGRTVSLTTAGRTFLASVERALAEIERAADEVRADADPTTGKVAFGFLHTMGAETVPGLLHAFRADHPRVRFSLVQNYGEAMIERLRAGELDLCLTSPVPDAPDLVARRLDEQKLRLVVPADHRLAGRKRIRLAEAAEETFVTLEPGYGLRRITDALCREAGFKPRIAFEGEEAETLRGLVAAGLGVALLPPPAVARPGVVELTVTAPRAVREIGVAWLEGHPDTPPVAAFKKFLLSRRGNLLPA